From Peptoanaerobacter stomatis, one genomic window encodes:
- a CDS encoding ABC transporter permease, with protein MTNLAMEKNKNRSALAKRSLQKMINNKLGMIGAIIVVIMSLMSIMAPLLTSFDPGATDMSMINQAPGGGHIFGTDSIGRDLFARLLYGGRISIFIGLVSALSTSFIGTVLGLTAGYFRGKIDAVLVRMSEIIQTVPMIILVMVLVTIIGPGVKNMILVFSFTGWMTVFRIVRNEVLRIREETYIEVNKAFGISDSSIMFGQILPNTLSPIIVATTINVAFFILQETELSFLGLGVPTNISTWGTIINAAKNLTVIEHQWWLWIIPGSVISLFIMSVNFFGDALRDVLDPKN; from the coding sequence ATGACAAATTTAGCAATGGAAAAAAATAAAAATCGTTCTGCCTTGGCAAAACGCTCTTTGCAAAAGATGATAAATAATAAACTCGGTATGATTGGAGCTATAATTGTTGTAATTATGAGTTTGATGTCTATAATGGCACCGCTTTTAACATCATTTGATCCGGGTGCAACAGATATGTCTATGATAAATCAGGCTCCGGGAGGAGGACATATATTCGGAACTGACAGCATAGGCAGAGATTTGTTTGCAAGACTTTTATACGGTGGAAGAATATCTATATTTATAGGTCTTGTCAGTGCACTTTCCACGTCATTTATAGGTACTGTACTTGGACTTACAGCAGGATATTTTAGAGGTAAGATAGACGCTGTGCTTGTAAGAATGTCTGAGATAATTCAGACAGTTCCTATGATAATATTGGTAATGGTGCTTGTGACTATAATAGGTCCCGGAGTAAAAAATATGATACTTGTATTCAGCTTTACAGGTTGGATGACAGTTTTTCGTATAGTAAGAAATGAAGTTCTAAGAATAAGAGAAGAAACTTATATAGAAGTGAATAAGGCTTTCGGTATTTCAGATTCTTCTATTATGTTCGGACAGATACTACCTAACACTTTAAGTCCAATAATAGTTGCAACTACAATAAACGTAGCGTTTTTTATATTGCAGGAAACAGAGCTTTCATTTTTGGGACTCGGAGTGCCTACTAATATATCAACTTGGGGAACTATAATAAATGCTGCAAAAAATCTTACCGTTATAGAACATCAATGGTGGTTATGGATAATACCGGGTTCTGTAATATCACTGTTTATTATGAGTGTAAACTTTTTTGGAGATGCACTGAGAGATGTACTTGACCCTAAGAATTAA
- a CDS encoding ABC transporter substrate-binding protein, which produces MKKKSLIASLVSCMLLLTACGGGTEKPADTDKKNETTSAQNTDEKALYTIFSKQGEGTNFDTPWWNRGDLYKVITFRSLFKANNTLTEFNPDLISEYKPANDGLSYEFTLKDGLKWSDGKDLTADDVKFSIEGALRGAKVNGIYSATFSKIEGAKEYKEKTAETVSGLTVDGNKITMKLTQPVGNLIPILSQFAILPKHGFEGVDMLQYNTADFWKNPITNGMYKVEEIVTDSYITLVPNENYEGTAPKIQKVVVNIVPSESILTAVADGQADFFNSKVPAEISKLSENAAWEKSAVDTLFYYYLVFNLTGNDTRPANKALQDPKVREAIYYAIDRESLAKSIYPEIGEVASLGVPARDTANYNDTINKFGYDPEKAKSLLSEAGYDTNQTLEFRYYMADQSSVSLYEAIVANLEAVGIKVNLQKFAGDATQELFDIRNYDIALKGLSAFGYDEWYGEYSATHGNFPKLIGHNESYDKPYNELIQATDANAKAAALKELQSIEQTDLTKMPVFMLKNMIFVNGEKVDTKGAQFGNPWFAYDLGFENWEMK; this is translated from the coding sequence ATGAAGAAAAAATCATTAATAGCATCACTTGTTTCATGTATGCTTTTATTGACTGCTTGTGGTGGCGGCACAGAAAAACCTGCTGATACAGACAAGAAAAATGAAACTACATCTGCTCAAAATACAGATGAAAAAGCGTTGTACACAATATTCAGTAAACAAGGTGAAGGTACTAATTTTGACACACCTTGGTGGAATCGTGGCGACTTATACAAGGTTATAACATTCAGAAGCTTATTTAAAGCAAACAACACTCTTACAGAGTTCAACCCTGATCTTATATCTGAATATAAGCCTGCTAATGACGGATTATCTTATGAATTTACATTAAAAGACGGACTTAAATGGTCAGACGGTAAAGATTTAACAGCTGATGACGTTAAATTTTCTATCGAAGGAGCTTTAAGAGGAGCAAAAGTAAACGGTATATACTCAGCAACATTCTCTAAAATAGAAGGTGCAAAAGAGTATAAAGAAAAAACTGCAGAAACAGTTAGCGGACTTACAGTAGACGGCAATAAAATAACTATGAAATTAACTCAACCTGTAGGAAATTTAATTCCAATATTATCACAATTTGCTATACTTCCAAAACATGGTTTTGAAGGCGTTGATATGCTACAATACAACACAGCAGATTTCTGGAAAAATCCTATAACAAACGGAATGTATAAAGTAGAAGAAATAGTAACAGATTCTTATATAACATTGGTACCTAATGAAAATTATGAAGGTACAGCACCTAAAATACAAAAAGTTGTTGTAAACATAGTTCCTTCAGAAAGTATATTGACAGCAGTTGCAGATGGACAAGCTGATTTCTTCAACTCAAAAGTTCCGGCAGAAATAAGCAAATTAAGCGAAAATGCTGCTTGGGAAAAATCAGCGGTAGATACATTATTCTACTATTATTTAGTATTCAACTTGACAGGAAATGACACTCGTCCTGCTAACAAAGCATTGCAAGATCCTAAAGTAAGAGAAGCTATATACTATGCAATAGATAGAGAAAGTTTAGCTAAAAGCATATATCCTGAAATAGGAGAAGTAGCATCATTGGGAGTACCTGCAAGAGATACAGCCAATTATAACGATACAATAAACAAATTTGGATATGATCCTGAAAAAGCAAAATCACTTTTATCAGAAGCAGGATATGACACTAATCAAACATTAGAATTCCGTTATTATATGGCAGACCAATCATCAGTTAGCTTATATGAAGCTATAGTTGCTAATTTGGAAGCAGTAGGAATAAAAGTAAATCTTCAAAAATTTGCAGGAGATGCAACTCAAGAATTATTTGACATAAGAAACTACGACATAGCATTAAAAGGATTATCAGCATTCGGTTATGATGAATGGTATGGAGAATATTCAGCAACACATGGAAACTTCCCTAAATTGATAGGACACAATGAATCTTATGACAAACCTTATAATGAATTGATACAAGCTACAGATGCAAATGCAAAAGCAGCAGCATTAAAAGAATTACAATCAATAGAACAAACAGATTTAACAAAAATGCCTGTATTTATGCTTAAAAATATGATATTTGTAAATGGTGAAAAAGTTGACACTAAAGGGGCTCAATTTGGTAATCCTTGGTTTGCGTATGACTTAGGATTTGAAAACTGGGAAATGAAATAA
- a CDS encoding MurR/RpiR family transcriptional regulator: MNYNMLIDSYYPSLSKSEKKVANLIKKQGEKFIYQSIQEVAQDAKVGEATVLRFCRTIGFDGFRDMKLHIAKENTPIRAKRKDNYVEEIVRNFEDSIQETYSAIVQENLEKVASLIKKSDRVFLFGIGASANAVFDMCSRLLRYGKTVYTVTDSHYQMMNSAILDEKDLVIAFSISGVTEDIIDSIELAKKNNASLVVITNHILSPLASLGDICLLTAGKESPIDGGSLTGRVSQMLVTDLLCTTYALIDEDMSELMREKTANSVLRKSVEYKKKKK; encoded by the coding sequence ATGAATTATAATATGCTCATTGACTCTTATTATCCTTCCCTTTCTAAAAGTGAGAAAAAAGTTGCAAACCTCATAAAAAAGCAGGGAGAAAAATTCATATATCAAAGTATACAGGAAGTAGCACAGGATGCTAAGGTAGGAGAGGCTACCGTACTGAGATTTTGCAGAACCATAGGTTTTGACGGTTTTAGAGATATGAAACTTCATATTGCAAAAGAAAATACTCCCATTCGTGCAAAGAGGAAAGACAACTATGTGGAAGAAATAGTTAGAAATTTTGAAGATAGTATACAAGAAACTTATTCTGCAATAGTTCAGGAAAATCTTGAAAAAGTGGCATCTTTAATCAAAAAATCAGACAGAGTATTTTTATTCGGTATAGGTGCGAGTGCAAATGCTGTTTTTGATATGTGCTCAAGGTTGCTTAGATATGGCAAGACGGTATATACGGTTACAGATTCACACTATCAGATGATGAATTCGGCTATACTCGATGAAAAAGATCTTGTTATTGCATTTTCTATATCAGGCGTAACCGAGGATATAATAGATTCTATAGAGCTTGCCAAGAAAAATAATGCGAGTTTGGTAGTCATAACCAATCATATTTTATCTCCTTTGGCATCGCTCGGAGATATATGCTTGCTTACAGCGGGCAAGGAGTCTCCAATAGACGGAGGCAGTCTTACAGGCAGGGTATCACAGATGTTGGTGACAGATTTGTTATGTACAACATATGCACTTATAGATGAAGATATGTCTGAATTAATGAGAGAAAAGACAGCAAACTCCGTGCTTAGAAAAAGCGTTGAGTATAAGAAAAAGAAGAAATGA
- a CDS encoding ABC transporter permease produces MFKFILKKLLFMIPMLLVISFLIFFALKSMPIDPINYLLPPEASQDATLKEQLREAYGLNKPFLVQYGNWIGNILKGDFGYSILNGQPIKEILKQKLPATLQLATTALVISSVLGILLGILSAVNQNSIIDYIGRVIGVLGQSIPQFLFGIILITVFALQLKILPAGGRNLYGKNDLLSQFKAIILPACALSIGMIATVLRYTRNSMLDVINKEYIKTARSKGVSEAVVYFKHAFRNSMGPILVTIMFRIPGLVGGSVVIETVFNWPGIGSTLMGSVTSGDYPVIMVTTLLLAVVMLTISFLVDVLSALLDPRIRLDA; encoded by the coding sequence GTGTTTAAGTTTATTTTGAAAAAATTATTATTTATGATACCTATGCTTTTAGTGATATCCTTTCTGATTTTTTTCGCTTTAAAATCAATGCCGATTGATCCTATAAACTATTTGTTGCCTCCGGAAGCATCTCAAGATGCAACATTAAAAGAGCAGTTAAGAGAGGCATACGGCCTTAATAAACCGTTTTTGGTACAATATGGTAACTGGATTGGCAATATTTTAAAAGGAGATTTCGGATATAGTATATTGAACGGGCAACCGATAAAAGAAATATTGAAACAAAAACTTCCGGCAACTTTACAATTGGCAACAACTGCACTTGTAATATCATCAGTGCTTGGAATATTACTTGGAATATTATCAGCTGTAAATCAAAACAGCATTATAGATTATATAGGTAGAGTTATAGGTGTACTTGGTCAGTCAATACCGCAATTTTTATTCGGTATTATACTTATAACTGTATTTGCTTTACAATTGAAAATTTTACCTGCGGGAGGAAGAAATCTCTATGGTAAGAATGATTTATTAAGTCAGTTTAAAGCCATAATTTTACCTGCCTGTGCTCTTTCAATAGGTATGATTGCTACAGTATTAAGATATACTCGTAATTCAATGCTTGATGTAATAAACAAAGAGTATATAAAAACAGCAAGAAGTAAAGGTGTGTCAGAGGCAGTAGTGTATTTTAAACACGCATTCAGAAACTCTATGGGACCTATACTTGTAACAATAATGTTTCGTATACCGGGTCTTGTAGGCGGTTCTGTTGTTATAGAAACTGTATTCAACTGGCCGGGGATAGGATCTACACTAATGGGCTCAGTAACTTCCGGAGATTATCCGGTTATTATGGTCACTACATTATTACTTGCGGTAGTAATGCTTACAATAAGCTTTTTGGTAGACGTATTAAGTGCATTACTTGATCCGAGAATAAGATTGGATGCGTAG
- the yqeB gene encoding selenium-dependent molybdenum cofactor biosynthesis protein YqeB: MFEDKLIIIRGAGDIATGTINRLYKCHFKVLCLETAKPSAIRRTVAYSEAVYSGKTTIENTTAVKVSCIDEIKNAHKNGLIPVMIDEKCDILKSLKTDVLIDAIIAKKNLGTNMSMSKLTIALGPGFEAGVDVNYVIETMRGHNLGRVIEKGFALKNTGVPGLIAGKSGERVIHSPESGVIKNIKQIGDIVKADDIIANVDNFNVKASIDGLLRGLIRDGYEVFKGMKIADIDPRLDEYENCFTISDKAKSIAGGVLEAMFMHGF; this comes from the coding sequence ATGTTTGAAGATAAACTTATAATAATTCGTGGTGCCGGCGATATAGCTACAGGCACTATAAATAGATTATATAAATGTCATTTTAAAGTATTATGCCTTGAAACTGCAAAGCCGTCTGCAATAAGAAGAACAGTTGCATATAGCGAAGCCGTATACAGCGGAAAAACTACCATAGAAAACACCACTGCCGTAAAAGTATCTTGTATAGATGAAATAAAAAACGCACACAAAAACGGACTTATTCCTGTAATGATAGATGAAAAATGTGATATATTAAAATCACTTAAGACGGATGTGCTTATTGACGCAATAATTGCAAAAAAAAATCTCGGCACAAATATGTCTATGTCAAAGCTGACAATAGCACTTGGTCCAGGTTTTGAGGCCGGAGTTGATGTAAATTATGTAATCGAAACTATGCGCGGACATAATCTCGGACGAGTTATAGAAAAAGGCTTTGCATTGAAAAACACAGGAGTTCCCGGACTTATTGCAGGAAAAAGCGGTGAAAGAGTGATACATTCTCCTGAAAGCGGAGTAATAAAAAATATAAAACAAATAGGCGATATAGTAAAAGCCGATGATATAATCGCAAACGTAGACAACTTTAATGTAAAAGCAAGTATAGACGGTCTATTAAGAGGACTTATAAGAGATGGTTACGAAGTTTTTAAAGGTATGAAAATAGCAGATATAGACCCACGTTTAGATGAATATGAAAACTGTTTTACTATTTCAGACAAAGCAAAATCCATAGCAGGCGGTGTTTTAGAAGCAATGTTTATGCACGGCTTTTAA
- the smc gene encoding chromosome segregation protein SMC, with product MYLKGIEIKGFKSFLDKTSITFPKGMISIVGPNGSGKSNILDAIRWVLGEQSIKSLRGDKLEDVIFSGTQTRNALGYCEVTLILDNEDKKVDIDYTELSIKRKAYRSGESQFFINGKKCRLKDIKEILLDTGIGKEGYSIISQGRVDEIINSTGNQKRALLEEASGITKYRYKKEEGEKNLASATENLERINDIFIEIENQIKPLKLQKEKAEKYLQYSKELKVQEINKILKNEQELKKDIEKIQIQSSQIKDELSKNELELKNTNDTLSSTQDELDYITRKKEELNAEISENKSNLAKNSSEISIKNENIKNMLDTNELLKSQIDDADEELENIKQKYEHLKNEFDNTTHQKSDIANSITAHLEDKNNINAQINEISLNIRTYEQKTRDTENEIAKIETKIEFQKTNIDSFAQKFLEYEQEFKNHNDIIENLNSKLQEKNQKIDEINETLKSIEDKISKNEETLQKYQKENNLLLNKINENNLHIKDLTAKTNLLENLENDMQGFSKGVKFLLRNKDLTGIQNVVANVITVKKGYEKAIEQLLAGRLENIIIDKAHQSKDAIDYLKRENLGRATFLPLDTIKPSQFSYNDEGVKAIDVVEYDNKFANIISNLLGRMIIVDDMDTGLKISKKYSNSFKIATKTGEIFNIGGSITGGSSNFSKEIFTRRNTINQNKEDIAKLNQAVQNLKTEFENNKNSVDVLNQENEKNKYSLSSNKDVYISLQNETATLKTKLEHQQQMLENLNEERKTVEYTNKKATESYENDIQTLENLNQTQNEMNLKLTFQNEKLRQENEKLDKLQNSINELELKKSLIEQSLSNTKLQIDELSETIKSHSKKTEQSKNKITSNLSQIEKYKELINSIENANVDIQNKISENIEKLGKISSGEKEKSENLKKLREKKEQLLSSQNNINAQIIKIESEESKVNYKIQLLSESLEQSYSMSLQDAKAYEDKTIIISQNTIKTLKEQISALGNVNIDSIEEFAKVNERYIFYKSQKEDLEQSISKINSVIKSLEKSMIEDFKTNFEIINKNFDDIFKILFGGGSGRLILENEDDILNTNIDISVQPPGKKLRGISMLSGGEKALSAIALLFAIIARKPVPFCILDEIDAPLDDANIYRYISYLLTLIDTTQFVTITHRRGTMEASDYIYGVTMQEKGISDIVSLKLEDAKHYIEE from the coding sequence ATGTATTTAAAAGGTATAGAAATAAAAGGTTTTAAATCCTTTCTTGATAAAACTTCAATAACCTTCCCAAAAGGTATGATATCCATAGTAGGACCTAACGGAAGCGGTAAAAGCAATATCCTCGATGCCATAAGATGGGTACTCGGAGAACAAAGTATCAAATCACTTCGTGGAGATAAGCTTGAAGATGTAATATTTTCAGGCACACAGACCAGAAATGCACTCGGATATTGTGAAGTTACTCTCATCTTGGACAACGAAGACAAAAAAGTGGATATAGATTACACAGAGCTCTCCATAAAGAGAAAAGCCTATCGTTCAGGAGAAAGCCAGTTTTTCATAAACGGAAAAAAATGCCGACTAAAAGATATCAAAGAAATTCTGCTTGATACCGGCATAGGCAAAGAAGGCTACTCCATAATTTCACAAGGCAGAGTAGATGAAATAATAAATTCCACAGGCAATCAAAAAAGAGCACTGCTTGAAGAAGCATCCGGCATTACAAAATATCGCTATAAAAAAGAAGAAGGCGAAAAAAACTTAGCCTCAGCCACAGAAAACTTGGAAAGAATAAATGATATATTTATTGAGATAGAAAATCAAATAAAACCACTTAAACTCCAAAAAGAAAAGGCCGAAAAATATCTTCAATACTCAAAAGAGCTTAAAGTACAAGAAATCAATAAGATACTGAAAAATGAGCAAGAGTTGAAAAAAGACATAGAAAAAATACAAATTCAAAGCTCTCAAATAAAAGATGAACTTTCAAAAAATGAACTGGAGCTAAAAAATACAAACGATACATTATCTTCAACACAAGACGAACTTGACTATATAACAAGAAAAAAAGAAGAATTGAACGCAGAAATATCCGAAAACAAATCAAATCTTGCAAAAAACAGCTCCGAAATATCAATAAAAAATGAAAATATAAAAAATATGTTGGACACCAACGAACTTTTAAAAAGTCAAATAGATGACGCTGATGAAGAACTTGAAAATATAAAACAAAAATATGAACACTTAAAAAATGAATTTGATAACACAACTCATCAAAAAAGCGATATAGCAAATTCAATCACAGCTCACCTTGAAGATAAAAATAATATAAATGCACAAATAAACGAAATATCTTTAAATATACGAACTTATGAGCAAAAAACAAGAGATACCGAAAATGAAATAGCCAAAATCGAAACAAAAATAGAATTTCAAAAGACAAATATAGACAGTTTTGCTCAAAAATTTTTAGAATATGAACAAGAATTCAAAAATCATAATGATATAATCGAAAATCTTAATTCAAAACTGCAAGAAAAAAATCAGAAAATTGATGAAATAAACGAGACCTTAAAAAGTATAGAAGATAAGATTTCAAAAAATGAAGAAACTCTGCAAAAATACCAAAAAGAAAATAATTTGTTGTTAAATAAAATAAACGAAAATAACCTGCATATAAAAGACCTTACAGCAAAGACAAACCTGCTTGAAAACTTGGAAAATGATATGCAAGGCTTTTCAAAAGGTGTAAAATTTCTGCTTAGAAACAAAGACTTAACAGGCATACAAAACGTAGTTGCCAATGTGATTACTGTAAAAAAAGGCTATGAAAAAGCAATCGAACAGCTCTTAGCAGGACGTCTTGAAAACATCATAATAGACAAAGCTCACCAAAGCAAAGACGCAATAGATTATTTAAAAAGAGAAAATTTAGGCAGAGCGACATTTTTACCATTAGATACTATAAAACCGTCACAATTTTCTTACAACGATGAAGGCGTAAAAGCAATAGACGTTGTAGAATATGACAACAAATTTGCAAATATCATATCCAATTTACTCGGAAGAATGATCATAGTAGACGATATGGACACAGGGCTGAAAATTTCAAAAAAATATTCAAACTCATTTAAAATAGCTACGAAAACAGGCGAAATATTCAACATAGGCGGTTCAATCACAGGTGGTTCAAGCAATTTTTCAAAAGAGATATTCACAAGGCGAAACACAATAAATCAAAATAAAGAAGACATAGCAAAATTAAATCAAGCTGTTCAAAATTTGAAAACAGAATTTGAAAACAACAAAAACTCTGTAGATGTATTAAATCAAGAAAACGAAAAAAATAAATACTCTCTATCGTCAAATAAAGATGTATACATATCTTTACAAAACGAGACTGCAACTCTAAAAACCAAGCTTGAACACCAACAGCAAATGCTCGAAAATCTGAACGAAGAAAGAAAAACAGTAGAATATACAAATAAAAAAGCTACCGAATCTTACGAAAATGATATACAGACATTAGAAAATCTAAATCAGACACAAAATGAAATGAATTTAAAATTGACATTTCAAAATGAAAAATTAAGACAAGAAAATGAAAAACTTGATAAATTGCAAAACAGTATAAACGAACTTGAGCTTAAAAAAAGCCTCATAGAGCAATCTTTATCAAATACAAAGCTCCAAATAGACGAATTAAGCGAAACCATCAAATCACATAGCAAAAAGACAGAACAATCCAAAAACAAAATCACATCCAATCTCTCTCAAATAGAGAAATACAAGGAACTCATAAACTCTATTGAAAATGCAAATGTCGATATACAAAATAAAATATCTGAAAATATCGAGAAACTTGGCAAAATTTCATCAGGAGAAAAAGAGAAATCTGAAAATCTGAAAAAGCTCAGAGAAAAAAAGGAACAACTACTGTCTTCACAAAACAATATAAATGCACAGATAATCAAAATTGAAAGTGAAGAAAGCAAAGTAAATTACAAGATACAACTGCTATCAGAGAGTTTAGAACAATCATATTCTATGAGCCTGCAAGATGCAAAAGCCTATGAAGATAAAACCATAATCATAAGCCAAAACACTATCAAAACTTTAAAAGAACAAATTTCAGCCTTAGGCAATGTAAACATAGACTCAATAGAAGAATTTGCCAAAGTCAACGAAAGATATATTTTTTACAAATCTCAAAAAGAAGATTTGGAGCAATCCATATCAAAGATAAACTCCGTAATAAAGAGTTTGGAAAAGAGCATGATTGAAGATTTTAAAACCAATTTTGAAATCATAAACAAAAACTTTGACGATATATTCAAAATTTTATTCGGTGGCGGAAGCGGTAGGCTCATATTGGAAAATGAAGATGACATATTAAATACAAACATAGATATATCCGTACAGCCTCCTGGAAAAAAATTGAGAGGTATATCAATGCTTTCAGGAGGAGAAAAAGCACTGTCTGCAATAGCATTACTATTTGCAATAATAGCAAGAAAACCCGTACCTTTTTGCATACTTGATGAGATAGATGCACCGCTTGATGACGCAAATATATACAGATATATTTCATACCTGCTCACCCTCATAGACACAACTCAATTCGTAACCATAACTCACAGACGAGGAACAATGGAAGCATCTGATTATATATATGGTGTAACCATGCAGGAAAAAGGTATATCTGATATAGTCAGCTTGAAATTAGAAGACGCAAAACACTATATAGAAGAATAA
- a CDS encoding TIGR03960 family B12-binding radical SAM protein: MTDKQFYKILNKVEKPGRYIGKEKNSVIKDKNSVDVRFAFAFPDTYEIGMSHLGMQILYNLINSLDYAWCERVFAPNDDFEQEMRKQNIKLFSIESRSNMHEFDFLGFTLQYEMSFTNILNMFNLADIPYYSSDRDDKYPIIVAGGPCAYNCEPIADFIDVVQIGEGEEMMVEFLYLYRKHKNSPNYSKKAFLLDAARNIEGIYVPAFYDVSYNDDNTFKSITPKYEGVPQKIKKRIIKDFDKSFYPENIIVPNIEIVHSRIMLEIFRGCTRGCRFCQAGMLYRPIRERKLETLKSISKQMYNSTGYEEISLTSLSSSDYSDINGLIDELNEIYSDEKTAISLPSLRLDGFSLDTAQKVQKVKKSGMTFAPEAGSQRMRDVINKGVDTSDLDDTLTKIFTSGWHRVKLYSMIGLPYETYEDLDELRKLGYRALNIYKDTHNGKLTARMGVSLSASHFVPKPFTPFQWFGQNSLDEMKKKQFYIKDNIRNKNVSFSYHDPKTSRIEAVLARGDRRQSKAILRAYELGAKLDGWSEFFNYDTWIQAFEEVGLDVDFYATRQRDYEEIFPWDHIDCGVSKRYLILENERAKKEQLTHDCRKGCTGCMVNKDIAVGLCG; the protein is encoded by the coding sequence ATGACGGATAAACAATTTTATAAAATATTAAACAAAGTTGAAAAGCCCGGAAGATATATAGGCAAGGAAAAAAACTCCGTAATAAAGGACAAAAACTCCGTTGACGTGAGATTTGCATTCGCTTTTCCCGACACATACGAAATAGGTATGAGCCACTTGGGTATGCAAATACTTTACAATCTGATAAACTCACTTGACTATGCTTGGTGCGAAAGAGTTTTTGCACCTAATGATGACTTTGAACAAGAGATGAGGAAACAAAACATCAAACTCTTCTCCATTGAAAGTCGCTCAAATATGCACGAGTTCGATTTTTTAGGCTTCACATTGCAATACGAAATGTCATTCACAAATATATTGAATATGTTCAATTTAGCAGATATACCGTATTATTCATCTGACAGAGATGACAAATATCCAATAATAGTTGCAGGAGGACCTTGTGCTTACAACTGCGAGCCTATTGCAGACTTTATAGATGTTGTGCAGATAGGTGAAGGCGAAGAGATGATGGTGGAGTTTTTATATTTATACAGAAAGCACAAAAATTCTCCCAACTATTCAAAAAAAGCATTTTTATTAGATGCTGCAAGGAATATAGAAGGCATATACGTCCCTGCATTTTATGATGTAAGTTACAACGATGACAACACTTTTAAAAGCATCACTCCAAAATACGAAGGTGTTCCCCAAAAAATCAAAAAAAGAATAATAAAAGACTTCGACAAATCATTTTATCCGGAAAATATAATCGTGCCAAATATAGAAATAGTACATTCAAGAATAATGCTTGAAATATTTAGAGGTTGCACAAGAGGTTGCAGATTTTGTCAAGCAGGTATGCTATACCGCCCGATAAGAGAAAGAAAACTTGAAACTTTGAAAAGCATATCAAAACAAATGTACAACTCTACCGGATACGAAGAAATATCATTAACCTCTCTAAGTAGCAGTGACTACTCCGATATAAACGGTCTGATAGACGAATTAAATGAAATATACTCAGATGAAAAAACAGCCATATCACTACCTTCGCTGAGATTAGACGGATTTTCACTCGATACCGCTCAAAAAGTACAAAAAGTAAAAAAATCAGGTATGACATTCGCACCGGAAGCAGGCTCTCAAAGAATGAGAGATGTTATAAATAAAGGCGTTGATACTTCAGATTTGGACGACACGCTTACAAAAATATTCACAAGCGGTTGGCATAGAGTGAAACTTTATTCTATGATAGGCTTGCCTTATGAAACTTATGAAGACTTAGACGAGCTTAGAAAACTCGGATATAGAGCATTAAATATTTACAAAGATACGCATAACGGCAAATTAACCGCAAGAATGGGAGTATCGCTGAGTGCATCTCATTTTGTACCAAAACCTTTTACTCCGTTTCAGTGGTTCGGTCAAAACTCATTGGACGAAATGAAGAAAAAACAATTCTATATAAAAGACAATATACGAAATAAAAATGTATCCTTCAGCTACCATGATCCTAAAACATCTCGAATAGAAGCCGTACTTGCAAGAGGTGACAGAAGACAGTCAAAAGCAATACTAAGAGCATACGAATTAGGCGCAAAATTGGACGGTTGGAGTGAGTTTTTCAACTATGACACTTGGATACAAGCGTTTGAAGAAGTCGGATTAGACGTAGATTTTTACGCCACAAGACAAAGAGATTATGAAGAGATATTCCCTTGGGACCACATAGATTGCGGAGTATCAAAAAGATATTTGATTTTAGAAAATGAACGTGCAAAAAAAGAACAATTGACACATGATTGCAGAAAAGGTTGCACAGGATGTATGGTAAACAAAGATATAGCCGTAGGGCTATGCGGTTAA